A genomic stretch from Methylophilus medardicus includes:
- a CDS encoding helix-turn-helix domain-containing protein: MIIINLQAMIFAKQVEWKRHITLKEVADTTGISRMTLHRMVKNPSYNACTEHLDKLCAYFSCEISALLHWQPNCAVRQVFAA; this comes from the coding sequence ATGATTATTATCAATCTACAGGCAATGATATTTGCCAAACAAGTGGAGTGGAAACGCCACATCACCCTCAAAGAAGTTGCCGATACCACTGGCATCAGCCGCATGACCTTGCACCGCATGGTCAAAAATCCTAGCTACAACGCCTGCACCGAGCATCTCGACAAACTTTGTGCCTATTTTAGTTGTGAGATCAGCGCATTGCTGCACTGGCAGCCCAATTGCGCTGTCAGGCAAGTCTTTGCTGCTTGA
- a CDS encoding putative bifunctional diguanylate cyclase/phosphodiesterase, with protein MTLSRKVIVVAVSVLGICLLASINATRSTLVWLDNVHWFSTIAACLVLCVMGYLRASRTQRRVKRWFVLGAAVYFTGGLLWIFQLLTDQTNFPAQSDIFYPLLGPCLIIGFVAALRTQLSRAKTWAFTIDALSFSTAVLGYVLISYLPQSANVSVLQLAVLTAYPASLLSAALISLLLIPYLRPAWMLPWVLLSAGLTLLGACWMQWNLNALNQSPQTSLWINYGFSVADLLIGTGLYGWQVRVAKQTAYLKQCRRLRSWVPAIAFVFSVCTLTLIWLQSGPHPYAYHIAIGSVVCILILSAIRQSILLRESEKLFRAEKRLAEKDMEYQKLSRSDPLTHLPNRLAMQTLLEHAMLSAASDSRTLALLMIDLKHFQSINDSFGHRTGDLFLLEIAQRLQYITHQCGELGRVHGDKFALIVHQQKNDAELIQLAHNLCRIVHKPVLVDDHELILDACIGISLYPRDAGNAEQLARNANTALAHAKRSTHQLYLFYSKEQTKLAQNRFRLDVQLRKAIKKQEFFLQFQPIFSLNKQKQPVVENIEALIRWKNSKGEIISPAEFIPYAEQSGLILPMGEWIIAEAFKHLSQLILQTGQTIGLSINISPRQFRDHNLPLRIAQHLQQYAIAPALITLEITETAVFEHEEQALEILKQLKEIGVRISLDDFGVGNSSLFKLKHMPIDELKIDRAFMVDVPESTGDSEIVSTIIKTAGILGISVVVEGIETQAQLDFLSKTGCDCIQGFLLGRPMPIQEIYTLLATAEQQPLSA; from the coding sequence ATGACACTTTCTCGTAAAGTCATTGTTGTTGCTGTATCGGTATTAGGGATATGCCTACTGGCTTCAATTAATGCCACACGCAGCACTCTGGTATGGCTAGACAATGTGCATTGGTTCTCCACCATCGCCGCCTGCTTGGTTCTTTGCGTGATGGGTTATCTTCGCGCGAGCCGCACCCAGCGCCGAGTAAAACGCTGGTTCGTTCTCGGGGCTGCCGTCTATTTCACCGGCGGTTTACTTTGGATCTTTCAACTTCTCACCGATCAAACCAATTTCCCTGCCCAATCCGATATTTTTTACCCACTGCTTGGGCCCTGCCTCATCATTGGTTTTGTCGCCGCACTTCGCACACAACTGTCACGTGCTAAAACTTGGGCATTTACCATAGACGCCTTATCCTTCAGTACCGCCGTGCTCGGCTACGTGCTGATTTCTTATCTCCCGCAATCAGCCAATGTCAGTGTATTGCAACTAGCGGTGCTCACCGCTTATCCGGCGAGCCTACTGAGCGCCGCCTTAATCTCACTGCTGCTGATTCCCTATTTGCGGCCGGCCTGGATGCTGCCTTGGGTATTATTAAGCGCTGGCCTGACATTACTCGGCGCCTGCTGGATGCAATGGAACCTGAATGCGCTGAACCAGAGCCCACAAACCAGTCTATGGATCAACTATGGGTTTTCGGTGGCGGATTTGTTAATCGGCACCGGCTTGTATGGCTGGCAAGTGCGCGTGGCAAAACAAACGGCCTATCTAAAACAATGCCGACGCTTGCGCAGCTGGGTGCCCGCCATCGCGTTTGTGTTCAGCGTATGCACGCTGACGCTCATATGGTTGCAAAGCGGCCCCCACCCTTACGCTTACCATATTGCTATCGGCTCTGTGGTGTGCATCCTGATCCTGTCAGCCATCCGCCAAAGCATCTTGCTACGTGAGAGTGAAAAACTGTTTCGTGCCGAAAAAAGATTGGCCGAAAAAGACATGGAATATCAGAAACTGTCCCGCTCAGATCCACTCACCCACTTACCCAACCGGCTAGCCATGCAAACTTTGCTAGAACACGCCATGCTCAGTGCCGCGAGTGACAGCCGAACCTTAGCTTTGCTAATGATCGATTTAAAACACTTTCAGAGCATTAATGACAGTTTTGGCCACCGCACGGGCGATTTGTTCTTATTAGAAATCGCTCAACGCTTGCAATACATCACCCATCAGTGTGGCGAATTGGGTCGGGTACACGGCGATAAGTTTGCACTGATTGTGCATCAGCAAAAGAACGATGCCGAACTGATCCAGCTGGCGCACAATTTATGCCGAATTGTGCACAAGCCCGTGCTGGTCGACGACCATGAACTGATTTTGGATGCCTGTATTGGTATTAGCCTATATCCACGTGACGCAGGCAACGCCGAGCAGTTGGCTCGCAATGCCAATACTGCACTCGCCCATGCCAAACGTTCGACGCATCAGCTCTACTTGTTTTACAGCAAAGAGCAAACCAAACTGGCGCAAAACCGCTTTCGGCTGGATGTGCAATTACGCAAGGCCATCAAAAAACAAGAATTCTTTTTGCAGTTTCAACCGATATTCAGCTTAAACAAGCAAAAACAGCCCGTGGTTGAAAACATAGAAGCGCTCATCCGCTGGAAAAACAGCAAAGGTGAGATTATTTCTCCCGCCGAATTTATTCCTTATGCGGAGCAGTCCGGGCTGATCTTACCCATGGGCGAGTGGATTATTGCCGAGGCCTTTAAACATTTATCGCAACTTATCTTGCAAACCGGGCAGACCATAGGCTTATCCATCAATATTTCACCTCGCCAGTTTCGTGATCACAACCTGCCGCTGCGCATTGCACAGCACCTTCAGCAATATGCCATCGCTCCTGCGCTCATCACGCTAGAAATCACTGAAACTGCGGTATTTGAGCACGAAGAGCAGGCGCTAGAGATTCTCAAACAGTTGAAAGAGATCGGCGTGCGGATTTCATTGGATGACTTTGGCGTGGGTAATTCTTCTTTGTTTAAGCTCAAGCATATGCCCATCGACGAACTGAAAATTGACCGTGCTTTTATGGTCGATGTGCCTGAGAGTACTGGCGACAGCGAGATCGTCAGCACCATCATCAAAACGGCTGGTATCTTGGGCATTTCGGTGGTGGTAGAAGGGATAGAAACGCAGGCACAACTCGACTTTTTAAGCAAAACCGGTTGTGACTGTATACAAGGTTTTTTATTGGGCAGACCCATGCCCATTCAGGAAATCTACACACTGCTGGCCACGGCTGAGCAGCAACCCCTCTCAGCCTAA
- a CDS encoding DUF808 domain-containing protein — protein MATSNLLALIDDITTMLDDVSVMSQLAAKKTAGVLGDDLALNAQQVAGIAANRELPVVWAVARGSFINKLILVPAALLISAFLPWLITPLLMLGGAYLCFEGFEKVWHKLRPSTTSDAHEQALHKAMQAPQTDWVALEKDKIKGAVRTDFILSAEIIVIALGVVAEAALTQRILVLSSIAVLMTIGVYGLVALIVKMDDIGLWLMQRNGQAWHTQAIRKLGWSMVQIVPYLMRALSVLGTAAMFLVGGGIIAHGIHPLHAWIAQFPAWGWLFNAAVGVLTGAVCFVVICIAIIFIRKD, from the coding sequence ATGGCCACTTCAAACTTGCTGGCGCTTATCGATGACATTACCACCATGCTCGATGACGTGTCGGTCATGAGCCAGTTAGCGGCCAAAAAAACCGCCGGCGTGCTCGGTGACGACTTGGCACTCAACGCACAGCAAGTGGCGGGCATTGCCGCCAACCGCGAGTTGCCAGTGGTGTGGGCGGTCGCGCGTGGCTCATTTATCAACAAACTCATCCTGGTGCCTGCGGCCTTACTGATCAGCGCCTTTCTACCTTGGTTGATTACGCCCTTGCTCATGCTCGGTGGGGCATATTTGTGCTTTGAGGGTTTTGAAAAAGTCTGGCACAAGCTGCGCCCTTCCACCACCAGCGATGCCCATGAGCAAGCTTTACACAAAGCGATGCAAGCACCACAAACAGACTGGGTGGCACTGGAAAAAGATAAAATTAAAGGTGCAGTGCGCACCGATTTTATTTTATCCGCTGAGATTATCGTCATCGCGCTCGGCGTGGTGGCGGAGGCGGCACTCACGCAACGCATTCTCGTACTTTCGTCGATTGCTGTGCTGATGACCATCGGCGTCTATGGTTTGGTCGCGCTCATCGTAAAAATGGACGACATTGGGCTATGGCTGATGCAACGCAATGGCCAAGCCTGGCACACACAAGCCATCCGCAAACTCGGTTGGTCTATGGTGCAGATTGTGCCCTACTTGATGCGTGCGCTCAGCGTACTTGGCACCGCCGCGATGTTTCTGGTGGGCGGGGGCATCATTGCCCACGGCATTCACCCATTGCATGCTTGGATCGCCCAATTTCCAGCTTGGGGCTGGTTATTTAATGCGGCAGTAGGCGTGCTCACCGGCGCCGTTTGTTTCGTGGTGATATGTATTGCAATAATATTTATCAGGAAAGACTAG
- a CDS encoding DUF1905 domain-containing protein → MDGLQYTFSGVIKQWLGSKSTWHYVRLPLTMSDEIKTLSQYHQSKRRGWGAVKVEATIGALSWQTSIFPAFDQGCYALFLKADIRKQAALRVDDTVTLQLTLFI, encoded by the coding sequence ATGGACGGGTTGCAATACACTTTCAGCGGTGTCATCAAGCAGTGGTTGGGGAGTAAAAGCACTTGGCACTATGTGCGGTTGCCGCTCACCATGTCGGATGAAATCAAAACGTTGAGCCAATACCATCAGAGCAAGCGGCGTGGCTGGGGCGCCGTGAAAGTCGAGGCCACGATTGGCGCGCTGTCCTGGCAAACCTCTATTTTTCCTGCATTTGATCAAGGTTGCTATGCGCTGTTTTTAAAAGCGGATATCCGCAAACAGGCCGCGCTACGGGTGGATGATACCGTCACCTTGCAGCTGACGTTGTTCATTTAA
- a CDS encoding bifunctional riboflavin kinase/FAD synthetase: MQVFRHIPQALNPQAIAIGNFDGMHLGHQALLRQLTAFTQTYKITPAVMTFEPHPREFFTPQNAPARLASMREKLEYFAEYGIQHVYVQRFNRAFAAQSPAAFMQRLRQQLNANVIMVGEDFCFGAKRAGNVQTLIEHGFNVIPLPQVQLAAERVSSTLVRDALAAGDLSKAHTLLGRTYSISGKVVHGAKLGRQLGFPTANVHMRHERPALTGVYAVKLNHLPAVANLGIRPTLEGVPKLKLEVHVFDFNGDLYDQHVHVQFFHKLRSEQKFAGLEALKAQIACDAEQAKRYFSHG, translated from the coding sequence ATGCAGGTTTTCCGTCATATCCCCCAAGCGCTAAATCCACAGGCAATCGCGATTGGAAATTTTGATGGCATGCATTTGGGCCATCAAGCGTTATTGCGCCAACTGACTGCATTCACGCAAACCTATAAAATCACGCCTGCGGTGATGACATTTGAGCCGCATCCACGCGAGTTTTTCACGCCGCAAAACGCGCCTGCACGCTTGGCTTCCATGCGTGAAAAACTGGAGTATTTTGCTGAGTACGGCATCCAGCACGTGTATGTGCAGCGTTTTAATCGGGCCTTTGCTGCCCAGAGTCCAGCCGCATTCATGCAGCGCTTACGTCAGCAGCTCAATGCCAATGTGATTATGGTCGGCGAGGATTTTTGCTTTGGCGCCAAACGTGCGGGCAATGTGCAAACACTGATCGAACATGGTTTTAATGTAATCCCCTTGCCGCAGGTGCAGCTGGCGGCTGAACGGGTCTCGAGTACCTTGGTCAGGGATGCCCTCGCTGCGGGCGACCTCAGCAAAGCACATACGCTACTCGGCCGAACTTATAGCATTAGCGGCAAAGTGGTGCATGGCGCCAAGCTGGGCCGCCAGCTCGGCTTTCCCACCGCAAACGTGCACATGCGTCACGAACGGCCTGCACTGACCGGGGTTTATGCGGTAAAATTGAATCATTTACCGGCAGTAGCCAATTTGGGCATCCGCCCAACGCTCGAAGGTGTCCCCAAACTCAAGCTCGAAGTGCATGTGTTTGATTTTAATGGTGATCTCTATGATCAGCATGTGCACGTGCAGTTTTTTCATAAGCTACGCAGTGAGCAGAAGTTTGCTGGCCTAGAGGCGTTGAAAGCGCAAATTGCATGCGATGCCGAGCAGGCAAAACGTTATTTTAGCCACGGATAA
- a CDS encoding TonB-dependent receptor family protein, with protein MNKTKKSIAIMMALPLLAEAEHEGTLVLDEVHVVAERPKTSSTQPSKEAAKEALSKTAGGTTLVDMDKVREGRVSTYQDSLGLATGVYIQSRFGAEESRLSIRGSGLQRTFHGRGLKLMQDGVPVNLADGSFDFQAIEPLAASYVEVYRGANALRYGASNLGGAINFLSHTGYTAPRLEARYEAGTYDYSRASVSTGEVIGDLDYYVNASYFDQRGFRDFADQMAHRVNANVGYKISPDIETRFYVGYTHSDSNLPGNLTKAQLKNDPSDAFLGSVGQQKRNIDLFRIANKTNIQLSDQSSLQVSGYFSHKDLFHPIFQVVDQDTNDYGIDIRFQHKGELVGHRNEFILGFNPSAGVGYDERNVNLQGRKGALVNKLENRSRNLEAYAENRFFVTDGLTLIAGLQYTHSQRNLTDKFFSNASQNESFKATYVQTNPKIGVLYDLKPNVQLFANLSRSYEPPSFGELAGGIRPNIVKAQEGTTFEVGSRGNSESIDWDVAVYYGKLKNELLQTAVFAAGNNPVPAAQTTNADRTIHAGLEFGMTARLPLNIEWRHSLLVNRFKFDGDNTFGNNTLPGIQKSLMRAELMYRGNDRLNGIYFGPTFEWSPQDYYVDFAETFKADSYFLWGLKAGQKVNQHWSWFVEGRNLADQKYAATTSVVRNQNGADGALFLPGDGRTAYLGVTWTY; from the coding sequence ATGAACAAAACAAAAAAGAGTATTGCCATCATGATGGCCTTGCCTTTGTTGGCAGAGGCAGAACATGAAGGCACTTTGGTTCTCGATGAAGTGCATGTGGTTGCTGAAAGACCAAAAACATCATCGACACAACCGAGTAAAGAGGCTGCTAAAGAAGCATTGAGCAAAACGGCGGGTGGAACGACCTTAGTAGACATGGATAAGGTGCGTGAAGGGCGTGTATCAACCTACCAGGATAGCCTTGGCTTGGCAACGGGCGTATATATACAGTCACGGTTTGGTGCGGAGGAGAGTCGTTTGTCTATTCGTGGCTCGGGTTTACAAAGAACCTTTCACGGACGTGGCTTGAAATTAATGCAAGATGGTGTCCCTGTGAATTTGGCGGATGGTAGTTTTGATTTTCAGGCCATCGAACCGTTGGCCGCAAGTTATGTGGAAGTGTACCGCGGAGCCAATGCCTTGCGTTATGGTGCCAGTAATCTTGGCGGTGCAATCAATTTCTTGTCACATACAGGCTACACTGCGCCACGTTTAGAGGCCCGTTATGAAGCCGGTACGTATGACTATAGCCGCGCATCCGTTTCAACAGGTGAGGTGATCGGTGATTTGGATTATTACGTAAATGCAAGTTATTTTGATCAAAGAGGGTTCAGAGATTTTGCCGATCAAATGGCTCACAGAGTGAATGCTAATGTTGGATATAAAATCAGCCCAGATATAGAAACACGCTTTTATGTTGGCTATACCCACAGTGATTCAAATTTACCTGGCAACCTGACAAAAGCACAGCTTAAGAATGACCCAAGTGACGCGTTTCTAGGGAGTGTAGGGCAGCAGAAGCGCAATATTGACCTGTTCAGGATTGCCAATAAAACCAATATCCAACTGAGTGATCAGTCAAGTTTGCAAGTCTCGGGTTACTTTTCACACAAGGATTTATTTCATCCAATTTTTCAAGTCGTTGATCAAGATACGAATGACTATGGCATAGATATCCGTTTTCAACACAAAGGCGAACTGGTCGGTCACAGAAATGAATTCATTCTCGGATTTAATCCGAGTGCTGGCGTGGGCTATGATGAAAGAAATGTCAACTTGCAAGGTCGCAAAGGTGCGCTTGTAAACAAGTTGGAGAACCGTTCCAGGAATCTGGAAGCTTATGCTGAAAATCGTTTCTTTGTCACCGATGGGTTGACGCTGATCGCCGGTTTGCAATACACCCACTCTCAAAGAAATCTAACAGACAAGTTTTTTTCAAATGCCTCTCAGAATGAGAGCTTTAAAGCAACATATGTCCAAACCAATCCTAAGATTGGCGTTTTATATGACTTAAAACCTAATGTACAGTTATTTGCCAATCTTTCCAGAAGCTACGAACCTCCTTCCTTTGGCGAGTTGGCAGGAGGCATTCGACCTAATATTGTTAAAGCACAAGAAGGCACGACCTTTGAAGTGGGATCGCGTGGTAATTCGGAATCGATTGATTGGGATGTTGCAGTTTACTATGGCAAGTTAAAAAACGAGTTGTTACAGACCGCGGTCTTCGCGGCGGGTAACAATCCTGTACCAGCAGCGCAAACGACAAATGCAGACAGGACCATACATGCAGGCCTCGAGTTCGGCATGACAGCAAGACTGCCGCTGAATATTGAGTGGCGTCACAGTCTGCTCGTTAATCGATTTAAGTTTGATGGAGACAATACATTTGGTAACAACACGTTACCTGGTATCCAAAAAAGTTTGATGAGAGCCGAGCTGATGTATCGGGGAAATGACCGCTTGAACGGGATCTACTTTGGACCTACTTTTGAGTGGTCACCGCAGGACTACTATGTGGATTTTGCCGAAACATTCAAAGCAGATAGTTATTTCTTGTGGGGCCTAAAAGCTGGGCAAAAGGTGAATCAACACTGGTCCTGGTTCGTGGAAGGCCGTAATTTGGCGGATCAGAAGTATGCAGCAACAACCTCTGTAGTCAGAAACCAAAATGGGGCAGACGGTGCCTTGTTTTTGCCAGGCGATGGCCGCACGGCATACTTGGGCGTGACCTGGACTTATTAA
- the lspA gene encoding signal peptidase II: MPKFRSAFPWLVLSAVVIGLDLYTKHLIQNAFVYGEHVPVTGFFDLVRYHNTGAAFSFLANAGGWQHGFFTAVSTLASAVMVYLLVKHPHRQLFCLGLALVLGGALGNLYDRLTLGYVVDFLLFYYQQWAWPAFNVADSAICVGVGLLMLDSFRQPDA; the protein is encoded by the coding sequence ATGCCTAAGTTCCGATCGGCATTCCCTTGGTTAGTGTTGAGCGCGGTGGTGATCGGGCTCGACCTATACACCAAGCACCTGATTCAGAATGCTTTTGTGTATGGTGAGCATGTGCCTGTGACCGGTTTTTTTGATCTGGTGCGCTACCACAATACAGGCGCTGCATTTAGCTTTTTGGCCAATGCTGGCGGCTGGCAACACGGTTTTTTTACAGCGGTCTCCACCCTCGCTTCTGCGGTCATGGTCTACCTACTGGTGAAGCACCCGCATCGGCAGCTGTTTTGCTTAGGGTTGGCGTTGGTGTTAGGCGGCGCTTTGGGTAATCTATATGACCGGCTAACGCTTGGTTACGTGGTCGACTTTTTATTGTTTTATTATCAGCAATGGGCGTGGCCTGCGTTTAATGTAGCAGATAGTGCCATTTGTGTTGGCGTTGGCTTGTTGATGCTTGATAGCTTTCGCCAGCCGGACGCTTAA
- a CDS encoding DUF2946 domain-containing protein — protein MVTGRFQRWLVRMALMAIMLAALVPTLSLAFPMQGGKTFVQEVCSSQGGKLVIQVLTTQGQWRATLIDYQPSQKPVSLSHHLNHCPFCQMAMDDIVMPSHSPAYVLFQQAQAAIALSEYQSPVVSNFYPTAHTSRAPPLTPHSI, from the coding sequence ATGGTAACGGGCAGATTTCAACGGTGGCTAGTACGCATGGCTTTGATGGCAATCATGCTGGCAGCGCTCGTCCCGACCTTGAGTCTGGCGTTTCCGATGCAGGGTGGCAAAACGTTTGTGCAAGAAGTATGCTCATCCCAAGGCGGAAAGTTAGTCATTCAAGTGCTGACCACCCAAGGACAATGGCGCGCCACATTGATTGATTACCAACCTTCACAAAAGCCAGTGTCACTCAGCCATCACCTCAATCATTGTCCCTTTTGCCAGATGGCGATGGACGATATTGTGATGCCGTCGCACAGTCCTGCTTATGTTTTGTTTCAACAAGCACAGGCAGCGATCGCACTCAGCGAATATCAATCGCCTGTTGTTTCAAATTTTTATCCCACTGCGCACACCAGCCGTGCGCCCCCTCTGACCCCTCACTCAATTTAG
- the ileS gene encoding isoleucine--tRNA ligase: MTDQTKDSKYTLNLPETSFPMRGDLAKREPAWLKSWQERKVYDRIRAKRKGAPSFILHDGPPYANGDIHIGHAVNKILKDMIIKAKTMDGFDAPYVPGWDCHGLPIELVVEKNHGKNIDPAKFRELCRAYAAEQVEKQKKDFIRLGVLGDWDHPYLTMAFNTEADIMRALGEIYQNGYLYQGSKPVHWCVDCGSALAEAEVEYEDVNSPAIDVGFKVVDRAALGNAFATTVTSDAYAVIWTTTPWTLPANQAVSVNAELTYDLIQTSKGLLILARDLAEKTLARYAEEQSSVIASCKGEALLGLLLQHPFDNRQVPVITGDHVTTEAGTGLVHTAAAHGNDDWLVMRAHFPQEKPRVLMGGDGKFFDSALVELAEIRGLSRQEANKIILLTLQTNGVLLASARLNHSFPHCWRHKTPLMQLATHQWFIGMNAVGHDGRALREHANTAVDATQFFPSWGRARLEAMIKNRPDWCVSRQRNWGVPMPFFVHKERGEPHPETARLLEIVCMQVEQQGIEAWFSLDGAAFLAQHAPAGAEQYKKVTDTLDVWFDSGATHYAVVRSAQHPSLSAAANVREAAHQPVADLYLEGSDQHRGWFQSSLLTGCAIDGNAPYKALLTHGFVVDGAGHKMSKSKGNVVAPQKVMDTYGADILRLWVASTDYSGELTISDEILKRVADGYRRIRNTLRFLLSNLADFDASKDLLPVEQWLEIDRYALHLTQQLQAGILADYDKYEFHLAVQKFVGFCSEDLGGFYLDILKDRLYTSGETSQARRAAQSALHHITHAMMRLMAPILSFTADEIWQTLGLDTVATVFEETWYDLPAHGLTETQLQHWQTMIALRAQAAKEIELLRGEGKVGASLQAELEFHVTAEAFEALNSLQDDLRFVMITSSATTYKVADVAAQKILVKPSAHAKCERCWHYRADVGSDAAHPTICGRCVSNLFGSGEVRKYA; the protein is encoded by the coding sequence ATGACTGACCAAACCAAAGATTCAAAATACACCCTGAATTTACCGGAAACCAGTTTTCCGATGCGTGGCGATTTGGCCAAGCGTGAACCGGCTTGGTTAAAAAGCTGGCAAGAACGCAAAGTGTACGATCGTATCCGCGCCAAACGTAAAGGCGCGCCTAGCTTCATTCTTCATGACGGCCCGCCTTATGCCAATGGGGATATTCACATTGGTCACGCCGTGAATAAAATCCTCAAAGACATGATTATCAAAGCCAAAACCATGGACGGTTTTGACGCGCCTTATGTGCCGGGCTGGGATTGCCACGGCTTGCCAATTGAATTGGTGGTGGAGAAAAACCACGGTAAAAATATAGACCCCGCCAAGTTCCGTGAGTTATGTCGTGCCTATGCCGCCGAGCAGGTCGAAAAACAAAAGAAAGATTTTATTCGCTTGGGCGTGCTGGGTGACTGGGATCATCCTTATCTGACCATGGCGTTTAATACCGAGGCCGACATCATGCGTGCCTTGGGTGAAATCTATCAAAATGGCTACCTTTACCAAGGCTCCAAGCCTGTGCATTGGTGTGTGGACTGCGGTTCTGCGCTGGCAGAAGCCGAAGTGGAGTATGAAGATGTTAACTCTCCGGCCATCGATGTTGGCTTTAAAGTCGTGGATCGCGCTGCCTTAGGCAACGCTTTTGCGACCACCGTGACTAGCGATGCCTATGCCGTCATTTGGACCACCACGCCATGGACCTTGCCTGCGAATCAAGCCGTGAGTGTGAATGCCGAACTCACGTATGACCTAATTCAAACCAGCAAAGGCTTGCTAATTTTAGCGCGCGACTTGGCTGAAAAAACCTTGGCAAGATACGCAGAGGAACAATCTTCTGTGATCGCCAGTTGCAAGGGCGAAGCGCTGCTTGGGCTGCTGTTGCAACACCCGTTTGACAACCGTCAGGTGCCAGTCATCACTGGTGATCACGTGACAACCGAAGCAGGTACTGGTTTGGTGCACACCGCTGCCGCGCATGGCAACGATGACTGGTTGGTCATGCGTGCGCACTTTCCACAAGAAAAACCCCGCGTCCTAATGGGCGGCGATGGCAAGTTTTTTGACAGTGCCTTGGTCGAGCTGGCTGAGATTCGTGGTTTAAGTCGTCAAGAGGCGAATAAAATCATTTTGTTAACACTGCAAACGAACGGGGTGTTGCTGGCTTCCGCAAGGTTAAACCATAGCTTTCCGCATTGCTGGCGCCACAAAACGCCCCTCATGCAATTAGCCACCCACCAATGGTTTATTGGCATGAACGCGGTCGGTCACGATGGCAGAGCGCTGCGTGAGCACGCGAATACGGCAGTAGATGCCACCCAGTTTTTCCCGAGTTGGGGTCGGGCGCGTCTTGAAGCCATGATTAAAAACCGCCCAGACTGGTGCGTGTCGCGCCAGCGTAACTGGGGCGTACCGATGCCATTTTTTGTGCATAAAGAGCGTGGTGAACCGCATCCGGAGACCGCGCGTCTGCTCGAGATTGTTTGTATGCAGGTTGAACAGCAGGGCATCGAGGCATGGTTCAGCCTGGATGGCGCCGCTTTTCTAGCACAGCACGCCCCAGCCGGTGCTGAGCAGTACAAAAAAGTGACGGATACACTGGATGTTTGGTTTGATTCCGGCGCGACGCATTACGCGGTCGTGCGCTCAGCGCAACATCCGAGTTTGTCGGCGGCAGCCAATGTGCGAGAAGCGGCGCATCAGCCTGTGGCAGACTTGTACCTCGAAGGGTCTGATCAGCACCGTGGCTGGTTTCAATCTTCATTGTTGACCGGTTGCGCAATCGACGGCAACGCGCCTTACAAGGCCTTGCTCACGCATGGCTTTGTGGTGGATGGCGCAGGCCACAAAATGAGTAAGTCAAAAGGCAATGTCGTTGCGCCGCAAAAAGTGATGGATACGTATGGCGCCGATATTCTGCGTTTGTGGGTGGCCTCGACCGACTATTCCGGCGAGCTAACCATCAGTGACGAGATCCTCAAACGCGTGGCCGACGGCTATCGCCGCATTCGCAATACCTTGCGTTTCTTGCTCTCTAATCTGGCCGACTTTGACGCCAGCAAAGACTTGCTGCCAGTAGAACAGTGGCTGGAGATCGATCGCTATGCTTTGCATTTGACCCAGCAATTGCAGGCGGGCATTCTGGCGGATTACGACAAATACGAATTTCACTTGGCGGTGCAGAAATTTGTCGGCTTCTGTTCAGAGGACTTAGGTGGATTCTATCTCGATATTTTGAAAGACCGTCTCTACACCAGTGGTGAAACTTCACAGGCGCGCCGTGCGGCACAAAGTGCTTTGCATCACATCACGCATGCCATGATGCGATTAATGGCGCCGATCTTAAGTTTTACCGCCGATGAAATCTGGCAGACCTTAGGGCTGGATACGGTTGCCACCGTTTTTGAAGAGACCTGGTATGACTTGCCTGCGCATGGGTTAACCGAGACACAATTACAGCACTGGCAAACCATGATTGCCTTGCGTGCGCAAGCCGCCAAAGAGATTGAGCTGTTGCGTGGCGAAGGAAAAGTAGGCGCTTCTTTGCAGGCTGAGCTTGAGTTTCATGTGACAGCAGAGGCGTTTGAGGCCTTAAACAGTCTGCAAGATGATTTACGTTTTGTCATGATTACCTCTAGCGCGACCACCTATAAAGTGGCCGACGTCGCCGCGCAGAAAATATTGGTGAAACCGAGTGCGCATGCCAAATGCGAACGGTGTTGGCATTATCGTGCCGATGTCGGCAGTGATGCTGCGCATCCCACCATCTGTGGTCGCTGTGTGAGCAATTTGTTTGGCAGCGGTGAAGTGCGCAAGTATGCCTAA